In the Arthrobacter sp. 31Y genome, one interval contains:
- a CDS encoding ABC transporter ATP-binding protein, translating to MNAILHAQQLTKHYPGSIALDHVDFTANAGQSIAIIGPSGSGKTTLLHCLAGILRPDAGAITLNTPSSPLRLDTLGDAALSRLRREEFGFVFQQGMLLPELTALENVALALMLNGTDRNTSETRAAEWLAALGLAGMEQRRLGELSGGQVQRVAIARAQVTGARVVFADEPTGALDSATSNEVLDVLLHSVAANGRTLLVVTHDPNVAARCERVVELRDGRIVADSGRSVAAPNLPAQASQSAPAAPATAAAQAASNFKGAFNV from the coding sequence ATGAACGCCATCCTCCACGCCCAGCAGCTCACCAAGCACTACCCCGGCAGCATCGCCCTGGACCACGTCGACTTCACAGCCAACGCCGGCCAGTCCATTGCGATCATCGGCCCCTCAGGTTCCGGTAAGACCACCCTTTTGCACTGCCTCGCCGGAATTTTGAGGCCCGACGCCGGTGCGATCACCTTGAATACTCCGTCTTCGCCTTTGCGGCTGGACACCTTGGGAGATGCTGCACTGTCCCGGCTGCGGCGCGAGGAGTTCGGTTTTGTCTTCCAACAGGGCATGCTGCTTCCGGAGCTCACGGCTTTGGAAAACGTGGCGCTGGCCCTCATGCTCAACGGCACGGACCGCAATACTTCAGAGACCAGGGCGGCCGAATGGTTGGCGGCCCTCGGCCTGGCAGGAATGGAACAACGCCGCTTGGGCGAACTCTCAGGCGGACAGGTTCAGCGCGTGGCCATCGCCCGCGCCCAGGTCACCGGAGCCCGGGTTGTCTTCGCTGACGAGCCCACTGGTGCTTTGGATTCTGCCACCTCCAACGAAGTCCTGGACGTACTCCTCCACTCGGTGGCCGCGAATGGCCGGACACTTCTGGTGGTCACGCACGATCCCAATGTTGCTGCCCGATGCGAGCGTGTTGTGGAGCTGCGCGACGGCCGAATTGTGGCAGATAGCGGACGTTCCGTTGCGGCTCCCAACCTCCCAGCGCAAGCCAGCCAATCAGCGCCGGCCGCACCAGCTACGGCGGCCGCGCAGGCAGCTTCCAACTTCAAGGGTGCGTTCAATGTCTAG
- a CDS encoding DeoR/GlpR family DNA-binding transcription regulator, with translation MLQAARHSAIIDAVQRERVVRVSDLAQLLGVSPMTVRRDIEALEEAGRVERIHGGAKIPGDASTHEPGFELKSTQLPAEKHAIAVEAASLVQEGMAIGLGAGTTTWALAKELVNGPRITVVTNSVRIADLFHHGSSSGPARFGSTVILIGGERTPSDALVGPIATSSLKQLHLDVLFLGVHGMDAHAGFTTPNLLEAETNRAFMTSARSTVILADHSKWGVVGIASIARLEEADELITDSLLGEDARRVLAENVAKLRIAEA, from the coding sequence ATGCTTCAGGCAGCACGCCACTCCGCCATCATCGACGCCGTCCAGCGCGAACGCGTGGTGCGGGTCTCGGACCTCGCCCAATTGCTGGGAGTCTCCCCCATGACCGTGCGCCGCGACATCGAAGCACTTGAGGAAGCCGGCCGCGTTGAGCGTATTCATGGCGGAGCCAAGATTCCCGGTGATGCGAGCACCCACGAGCCCGGTTTCGAACTCAAATCCACACAGCTGCCTGCGGAGAAGCACGCCATCGCAGTGGAAGCCGCGAGCCTGGTTCAGGAAGGCATGGCGATCGGGCTCGGTGCCGGCACCACCACCTGGGCCTTGGCGAAGGAACTGGTCAACGGGCCCCGCATCACAGTGGTCACCAACTCGGTGAGGATTGCAGATCTTTTCCACCACGGCTCCTCGTCCGGCCCGGCACGCTTCGGTTCCACCGTGATCCTGATCGGCGGCGAGCGGACACCGTCTGACGCCTTGGTTGGCCCCATAGCCACGTCATCCCTGAAGCAGCTCCACTTGGACGTCTTGTTCCTGGGAGTCCACGGCATGGATGCCCACGCCGGCTTTACCACGCCGAACCTGCTGGAAGCCGAAACCAACCGCGCTTTCATGACCTCCGCCCGGAGCACAGTTATTCTGGCCGACCACAGCAAGTGGGGCGTGGTGGGCATCGCCTCGATCGCCCGGCTGGAAGAAGCTGACGAGCTGATCACGGACTCGCTCCTTGGTGAAGACGCCCGGCGCGTGCTGGCCGAAAACGTGGCGAAGCTGCGGATCGCCGAAGCATAG
- a CDS encoding glycerate kinase family protein, with the protein MVMSIPQRILVAPSGFKESLDAVEVAAAISAGIRRAIPGVSINAVPMADGGEGTAAALASATAGKIIRTRVTGPVGDMVDSHFAVLGKADRPTAVVEMAAAAGLRLVPGTMRNPGKTTTYGVGELILAALDQGVERIVVGCGDSGTSDGGAGALRALGAKILDARGRELPEGGAALCNAASVDFSGLDPRLAACQVELALNPFNVLCGPQGVARVFGPQKGATPDQVEELSEGLDRWAGLLADATGMPEEFLRNGPGTGASGGLGAGLAAVGARLVPRFELLLDSGLAGIDLDADIAKADLVVTAEGAIDFQTPRGKVPAEVARRAQRAGVPVLAFAGSIGKDAADVHAAGIDAIAGIIPIPMDLNRAVAEGAVLLQEATERTFRVLLLGSAISSRVGAAA; encoded by the coding sequence ATGGTCATGTCCATTCCGCAACGAATTTTGGTAGCTCCTTCCGGTTTCAAGGAAAGCCTTGATGCTGTGGAAGTAGCAGCGGCAATTTCCGCCGGCATCCGCCGCGCTATCCCTGGAGTGAGCATCAACGCAGTACCCATGGCCGATGGCGGCGAGGGCACTGCGGCTGCGCTCGCCAGTGCCACCGCAGGGAAGATCATTCGCACGCGGGTCACCGGGCCGGTGGGGGACATGGTGGATTCACATTTTGCTGTTCTGGGGAAGGCGGACCGGCCCACCGCCGTGGTTGAAATGGCCGCAGCGGCAGGTCTCCGACTGGTTCCCGGGACCATGCGCAATCCCGGAAAGACCACCACCTACGGCGTGGGCGAATTGATCCTTGCGGCGCTGGATCAGGGCGTGGAACGGATTGTGGTGGGGTGTGGTGATTCGGGGACGTCCGACGGCGGTGCGGGCGCCTTGCGTGCCTTGGGCGCCAAAATCCTTGACGCGCGCGGCCGGGAACTTCCTGAGGGTGGGGCTGCACTGTGCAACGCGGCCAGTGTTGATTTCTCAGGGCTGGATCCCCGGCTGGCCGCCTGCCAAGTGGAGTTGGCGCTGAACCCGTTCAATGTCCTGTGTGGTCCGCAGGGAGTGGCCCGGGTGTTCGGCCCGCAAAAGGGTGCCACCCCGGATCAGGTGGAAGAACTGTCCGAGGGCTTGGATCGGTGGGCCGGCCTGCTGGCGGATGCGACTGGCATGCCTGAGGAGTTCTTGAGGAACGGGCCGGGAACCGGAGCATCGGGTGGCTTGGGGGCTGGTCTCGCGGCCGTAGGTGCACGGCTGGTCCCCAGATTCGAGCTCCTGCTGGACTCAGGACTGGCCGGGATAGACCTCGACGCTGATATTGCGAAGGCGGACCTGGTGGTCACGGCTGAGGGCGCCATAGATTTCCAAACACCACGCGGCAAGGTTCCGGCTGAGGTGGCCAGGCGTGCTCAGCGTGCCGGAGTTCCGGTCCTGGCTTTTGCCGGCTCCATCGGCAAAGACGCAGCAGACGTCCATGCCGCCGGAATCGATGCCATTGCCGGAATCATTCCCATTCCCATGGACTTGAACCGCGCCGTCGCGGAGGGAGCCGTGCTCTTGCAGGAAGCCACTGAGCGCACGTTCCGTGTGCTGCTGCTGGGATCGGCTATCTCATCCAGGGTGGGGGCGGCCGCCTAG
- the acs gene encoding acetate--CoA ligase, with product MSQDTTGSTATAAASTAQNGPAPHVEALENLLHENRKFAPSAEFAANAVTSADAYEEAEADRPAFWAKQARELLTWDKDFTEALDWSNPPFAKWFVGGEVNAAYNALDRHVENGLGDRVAIYFEGEPGDTRTYTYAQLTEEVKKAANAFESLGVAKGDRVAVYLPMIPEAVITLLACARIGAVHSVVFGGFSADALRSRVEDAEAKLVVTADGTYRRGKPSALKPAVDEALSKEGHTVQNVVVVKRNGEDVNWVEGRDLWWSDTVDKASTEHTAVGHDSEHPLFILYTSGTTGKPKGILHTTGGYLTQGAYTHKAVFDLHPETDVYWCTADVGWVTGHSYVTYAPLINGATQVMYEGTPDSPHQGRWWEIVEKYKVSILYTAPTAIRTFMKWGREIPDKYDLSSIRVLGSVGESINPEAWMWYRDVIGANAGKNGEKKDNPAPIVDTWWQTETGAQMIAPLPGVTATKPGSAQVPLPGIAVDVVDENGQSVANGEGGYLVVREPWPSMLRGIWGDPERFKDTYWSRFEAMYFAGDGAKKDEDGDVWLLGRVDDVMNVSGHRLSTTEIESALVSHPSVAEAAVVGAADDTTGQAIVAFVILRGDAVNNGDETVLELRNHVGKEIGPIAKPKQLLIVPELPKTRSGKIVRRLLKDIAEGRDTGDATTLADPGIMQQIADSLRK from the coding sequence ACCGTCCCGCGTTCTGGGCCAAGCAGGCCCGCGAGCTGTTGACGTGGGACAAGGACTTCACCGAGGCCTTGGATTGGTCCAACCCGCCGTTCGCCAAGTGGTTCGTCGGCGGCGAGGTTAACGCGGCGTACAACGCACTGGACCGTCACGTGGAAAACGGCCTGGGCGACCGTGTAGCTATCTACTTTGAGGGCGAGCCCGGCGACACCCGCACCTACACGTACGCGCAGCTCACCGAAGAGGTCAAGAAGGCCGCCAACGCTTTCGAGTCCCTCGGTGTTGCCAAGGGTGACCGCGTGGCCGTCTACCTGCCCATGATCCCCGAGGCCGTCATCACCCTGCTCGCCTGCGCCAGGATCGGCGCGGTGCACTCGGTGGTCTTCGGCGGGTTCTCCGCTGATGCCCTGCGTTCCCGGGTGGAGGACGCCGAAGCCAAACTGGTGGTCACCGCTGACGGCACCTACCGCCGCGGCAAGCCCAGTGCCCTGAAGCCGGCCGTGGACGAAGCCCTTTCCAAAGAAGGACACACCGTCCAGAACGTTGTGGTGGTCAAGCGCAACGGCGAGGACGTCAACTGGGTGGAAGGCCGCGACCTCTGGTGGTCCGACACCGTTGATAAGGCCTCAACCGAGCACACCGCCGTCGGGCACGACTCCGAGCACCCGCTGTTCATCCTCTACACCTCCGGCACCACCGGCAAGCCCAAGGGAATCCTGCACACCACCGGCGGTTACCTCACCCAGGGCGCCTACACGCACAAGGCCGTGTTCGATCTCCACCCGGAAACGGACGTGTACTGGTGCACCGCCGACGTCGGATGGGTCACCGGCCACTCCTACGTCACCTACGCGCCGCTGATCAACGGCGCCACCCAGGTCATGTACGAAGGCACCCCCGACTCCCCGCACCAGGGCCGCTGGTGGGAAATCGTGGAGAAGTACAAAGTCTCCATCCTCTACACCGCGCCCACTGCAATCCGGACGTTCATGAAGTGGGGCCGGGAGATCCCGGACAAGTACGATCTCTCCTCCATCCGCGTTCTGGGGTCCGTGGGCGAATCCATCAACCCAGAAGCGTGGATGTGGTACCGGGACGTCATCGGTGCCAATGCCGGCAAGAACGGCGAGAAGAAGGACAACCCGGCCCCGATCGTGGACACCTGGTGGCAGACCGAAACCGGTGCGCAGATGATCGCGCCGCTGCCCGGCGTCACGGCCACCAAGCCCGGCTCGGCGCAGGTTCCACTCCCCGGAATTGCCGTGGACGTGGTGGACGAAAACGGCCAGTCGGTGGCAAACGGTGAAGGCGGCTACTTGGTGGTCCGCGAACCGTGGCCCTCCATGCTCCGTGGCATCTGGGGCGACCCGGAACGCTTCAAGGACACCTACTGGTCCCGCTTCGAGGCCATGTACTTCGCCGGCGACGGAGCCAAGAAAGACGAAGACGGCGACGTCTGGCTCCTGGGTCGCGTGGACGACGTCATGAACGTCTCCGGCCACCGTCTCTCCACCACCGAGATCGAGTCCGCGCTGGTCAGCCACCCGTCAGTTGCTGAAGCGGCCGTGGTGGGTGCCGCTGACGACACCACCGGCCAGGCGATCGTCGCATTCGTCATCCTCCGCGGTGACGCCGTGAACAACGGCGACGAAACCGTCCTGGAACTGCGCAACCACGTGGGCAAGGAAATCGGCCCCATCGCCAAGCCCAAGCAACTGCTGATCGTTCCGGAACTGCCCAAGACGCGCTCCGGCAAGATCGTCCGCCGCCTCCTCAAGGACATCGCAGAAGGCCGCGACACCGGCGACGCCACAACACTGGCTGACCCCGGCATCATGCAGCAGATCGCGGACTCCCTCCGTAAGTAA
- a CDS encoding FtsX-like permease family protein: MSSLSMALRLTPYLARSNGSSFREAGLRDAGLPILAFGTVTALLLTVAGGSQVFWSWSDDIAGTYQALAVVAMVLLIIPLLTLGASAARLAARRRDDRLASMRLLGANSATVVWMTVIESTVLAAVGAVAGAGLYACVAPFLGLIQFRGQAIGSHAWLSVPSILGCVLAVCVLAAASAALGLRKVVVTPLGVRTRQTADGAHWVRGLIAAVVVVVGVVAMGMLSSFGAFIVIIAVMGGCFGLALLALNLMGPWILRLRASSQLKHAKRPEQLLAARTVLESPKESWRQVGGVAMTSFVGVFVGVGMAVADTMSTSGDAEATLLVRDINTGVMITLLGSFLMVACSAGVNQAAAVLDRASTLVALDRVGMPQKLMVAARVKAVMSPLFLVAGISAAAAAVLVLPLTGAVLLTQPVVFLTIGGVFAAGFLLVRLAVAAGTAQISQVLARPERYASMDS, encoded by the coding sequence ATGTCTAGCCTCTCCATGGCCCTACGCCTCACCCCGTACCTGGCACGAAGCAACGGGAGCAGCTTCCGGGAGGCCGGCCTCCGCGACGCCGGGCTCCCCATCCTCGCCTTCGGAACGGTCACGGCCCTGCTGCTCACCGTGGCAGGAGGTTCACAGGTTTTTTGGTCCTGGTCCGACGACATCGCAGGCACTTACCAGGCCTTGGCCGTGGTGGCCATGGTGCTGCTGATCATCCCTTTGTTGACGCTCGGTGCCTCGGCCGCCCGACTCGCCGCACGTCGTCGTGATGACCGTTTGGCCTCCATGCGGTTGCTGGGTGCCAACAGCGCAACGGTGGTCTGGATGACCGTCATTGAGTCCACCGTCCTCGCGGCCGTGGGTGCTGTGGCGGGTGCGGGGCTTTACGCCTGCGTGGCACCGTTCCTGGGGTTGATCCAGTTCCGGGGACAAGCAATCGGAAGCCATGCGTGGTTGTCGGTGCCTTCCATTCTCGGCTGTGTCCTGGCCGTCTGTGTCCTTGCCGCAGCTAGTGCCGCGCTGGGGCTTCGGAAAGTTGTGGTGACGCCGTTGGGCGTCCGGACCCGGCAAACGGCCGACGGCGCTCACTGGGTTCGCGGACTCATCGCGGCTGTGGTGGTGGTTGTTGGAGTGGTGGCGATGGGGATGCTCAGTAGCTTCGGCGCCTTCATTGTGATCATCGCGGTGATGGGCGGCTGCTTCGGACTGGCTTTGCTGGCGTTGAACCTCATGGGACCTTGGATCCTGCGGCTGCGGGCGTCTTCGCAACTCAAGCACGCCAAACGTCCCGAGCAACTATTGGCTGCACGGACCGTGCTGGAAAGCCCCAAGGAATCGTGGCGACAAGTTGGGGGCGTCGCGATGACCAGTTTTGTTGGGGTGTTCGTAGGCGTCGGCATGGCGGTGGCCGACACCATGAGCACCAGCGGCGATGCCGAAGCCACGCTGCTGGTCCGGGACATCAATACGGGAGTGATGATCACCCTGCTGGGCTCGTTCCTCATGGTTGCCTGTTCAGCGGGGGTGAACCAGGCTGCTGCCGTGTTGGACCGGGCTTCCACCTTGGTGGCATTGGACCGTGTTGGAATGCCCCAGAAACTCATGGTGGCGGCGAGGGTCAAAGCCGTGATGTCGCCGCTGTTCCTGGTCGCGGGCATTTCAGCTGCCGCGGCTGCCGTCCTGGTGCTGCCGCTGACCGGTGCCGTGTTACTGACCCAACCCGTGGTGTTCCTGACCATCGGCGGAGTGTTCGCCGCCGGCTTCTTGCTGGTCCGGCTGGCCGTAGCTGCGGGAACGGCGCAAATCAGCCAGGTGCTGGCCCGACCCGAGCGCTACGCGAGCATGGACTCGTAA
- a CDS encoding HAMP domain-containing histidine kinase translates to MTVTSTERAALPAVPDRHPRTKGPRARLGSRVPARWRIAAWILLTTALTLLAVMLTMRSLLLNGAQTQAHQDINQELQEFRAFAAEGVDPTTAKPFSSIEKMLEIFLSRQSAAQGEVIVGSVGQRTLYTPTGALSSQNTGHDLPRDQALMDSIRTGTASSGIAQTSEGEMHWVRLPVVSGNETGHLIVGTYMGPRENEVAGTVLTIFFVSLGGLAVTAGIAWLVAGQILSPVREVRRVAEDISENDLTARVPVRGNDDISALAVTFNTMLDRLESAYRTQRAFVDDASHELRTPITVIRGHLELMEDNEADRARTLALVDDELARMGRIVSDLLLLAKVDRPGFAQPRRTDAATLLLDIEAKAQVLGQRGWPILEIAEGSVNVDAQRITQAVLQLATNACQYSPEDSTVSLGSRFEGEGSARHFTLWVSDRGRGVDEDEAARIFGRFHRGQAAQDTDRARPGAGLGLAIVRSIAEAHHGTAWVRSTQGNGATFGITVPSPVYDGEPALGGNVTLDGGPDVDATERLDQVKEHHK, encoded by the coding sequence ATGACTGTGACGTCTACTGAACGGGCAGCACTGCCCGCCGTTCCGGATCGGCACCCCAGAACCAAAGGTCCGCGAGCCCGGCTCGGCTCGAGGGTTCCTGCCCGTTGGCGGATCGCCGCTTGGATTCTGCTCACTACTGCATTGACGTTGCTGGCGGTCATGCTCACCATGCGGTCGCTGCTGTTGAACGGTGCCCAGACCCAGGCGCATCAGGATATCAACCAGGAATTGCAGGAATTCCGTGCTTTCGCCGCGGAAGGCGTGGACCCCACCACGGCCAAGCCCTTCAGCTCCATCGAGAAGATGCTGGAGATCTTCCTTAGCCGGCAATCGGCCGCTCAGGGCGAAGTAATTGTGGGCAGCGTCGGCCAACGTACCCTGTACACGCCCACCGGTGCCCTGAGCTCGCAGAACACCGGCCATGACCTGCCCCGTGACCAAGCTCTGATGGACTCCATCCGAACCGGGACTGCCTCGTCCGGAATTGCCCAGACCAGCGAAGGGGAGATGCACTGGGTTCGCCTGCCGGTGGTTTCAGGAAATGAAACGGGTCACCTCATTGTGGGCACTTACATGGGTCCTCGGGAAAACGAAGTAGCAGGCACTGTTCTGACGATCTTCTTCGTCTCCCTCGGCGGTCTCGCTGTGACTGCGGGTATTGCCTGGCTGGTGGCGGGCCAGATTCTCTCTCCTGTACGGGAGGTTCGGAGAGTAGCGGAGGACATATCGGAGAACGACCTCACAGCGCGTGTGCCGGTGCGGGGCAATGATGACATTTCGGCGCTGGCCGTCACCTTCAACACCATGCTGGACCGGCTCGAATCGGCTTACCGCACGCAACGGGCCTTTGTGGATGATGCGTCGCATGAACTGCGCACCCCCATCACCGTGATCCGCGGTCACCTGGAGCTGATGGAAGACAACGAAGCTGACAGGGCCCGCACCTTGGCCTTGGTGGACGACGAACTCGCAAGGATGGGCCGGATTGTCTCGGACCTGCTGCTTCTGGCGAAAGTGGATCGTCCCGGCTTCGCTCAACCACGGCGTACCGACGCTGCCACCCTCCTTCTCGATATCGAGGCCAAAGCGCAGGTGCTTGGCCAGAGGGGGTGGCCCATTCTGGAAATCGCCGAGGGCAGCGTCAACGTGGACGCACAACGCATCACCCAAGCCGTACTGCAATTGGCCACTAATGCCTGTCAGTACTCTCCGGAGGACAGCACGGTCAGTCTCGGCTCGCGCTTCGAAGGTGAAGGCAGCGCCCGGCACTTCACGCTGTGGGTTTCCGATCGCGGCAGGGGCGTGGACGAAGATGAGGCCGCCCGTATTTTTGGCCGCTTCCATCGGGGCCAAGCAGCCCAGGACACCGATCGGGCCCGGCCCGGAGCCGGATTGGGACTAGCAATTGTCCGCAGCATCGCCGAGGCCCATCACGGTACTGCCTGGGTCCGCAGCACACAGGGAAATGGTGCCACGTTCGGCATTACGGTGCCGTCACCGGTTTACGACGGCGAGCCCGCCTTGGGCGGCAACGTCACTCTCGACGGCGGCCCCGACGTCGACGCCACCGAACGCCTGGATCAAGTGAAGGAGCACCACAAGTGA
- a CDS encoding SLC13 family permease, which translates to MRQVYYSSAPQSPERLREQDGGRRVLGVFRPTAAVALLVAVAIMVALAVNSVNGWGLDGHAAVTLCVFVAAIWFWIFSTVEDTYVALGAAVVLVISGTLPTESLFAALGEDSIWLLMAAFVIASAVASTGLAARGAAFIISGARSVRQLAYLSCLGLVVTAFAIPATSGRAALVLPIFLTLRKVFKDRPALVKMLAVLFPTVILLSAVGSFLGAGAHLITSQILQSAGYPGFDFASWLLLGLPLALASSFMATELVLRLFTSSSDRSEPLGVQLSQLQEDNKQRITGPLDLDEQRSLLLLAAVVALWCTEPIHGLDPALVALMGALVVSLPSYGSVTLAAAFKKVPWSMLIFMAATLALGSSLVTTGAADWIATSMLGPVAVFGAAKPYVFVVVVVLASTAAHLVIQSRSARSAVLIPMVVASAASMGADPMAVAFASTAAAGFCHTLTSSAKPVAIFAETDGRPNYEPADLLRLSAWLAPLSAVMVLLFSFFLWPLLGLPLFTSP; encoded by the coding sequence ATGAGACAGGTCTACTACAGCTCCGCACCACAGAGTCCGGAGCGCCTGCGTGAGCAGGACGGAGGACGGAGAGTCCTCGGTGTCTTCCGTCCTACAGCGGCCGTGGCTCTACTCGTGGCAGTGGCCATCATGGTGGCGCTGGCCGTCAACTCAGTCAACGGCTGGGGCCTGGACGGCCACGCAGCCGTGACGCTCTGCGTCTTTGTTGCTGCCATATGGTTCTGGATTTTCTCCACAGTGGAGGACACCTACGTGGCCCTTGGCGCCGCCGTCGTGCTTGTTATCAGCGGGACCCTCCCCACTGAGAGCCTCTTTGCAGCGCTGGGTGAGGACTCCATTTGGCTGCTGATGGCAGCATTCGTCATTGCCAGCGCCGTTGCCTCAACCGGCCTCGCGGCCAGGGGTGCCGCTTTCATTATCTCCGGCGCCCGTTCGGTGAGGCAGCTGGCCTACTTGTCCTGCCTCGGCCTGGTGGTCACGGCTTTCGCGATTCCAGCCACGTCTGGGCGTGCAGCGTTGGTACTGCCCATCTTCCTGACCTTGCGGAAGGTCTTCAAAGACCGGCCGGCACTGGTGAAGATGCTCGCGGTGTTGTTCCCCACGGTCATACTTCTCTCCGCAGTGGGTTCTTTCCTCGGTGCCGGGGCACATCTGATCACCAGCCAGATCCTTCAGTCGGCCGGCTACCCGGGTTTCGACTTTGCCTCCTGGCTGTTGCTGGGCCTCCCACTGGCCTTGGCATCTTCTTTCATGGCCACTGAGTTGGTCCTCCGGCTCTTCACGTCCTCAAGTGATCGGTCGGAGCCTCTCGGAGTGCAACTCAGCCAGTTGCAGGAGGACAACAAGCAGCGCATTACCGGGCCGTTGGATCTGGATGAGCAGCGTTCGTTATTGCTGCTGGCGGCCGTGGTGGCGCTTTGGTGCACCGAACCCATCCACGGTTTGGACCCGGCGCTGGTGGCATTGATGGGGGCCTTAGTGGTCTCCTTGCCCTCCTATGGATCCGTCACCTTGGCAGCTGCTTTCAAGAAAGTGCCCTGGTCCATGCTGATTTTCATGGCCGCCACCTTGGCTCTGGGCTCCAGCTTGGTGACCACGGGGGCAGCGGATTGGATTGCGACGTCCATGTTGGGACCGGTTGCCGTGTTCGGGGCGGCCAAGCCATACGTGTTCGTCGTGGTTGTGGTGCTCGCTTCGACAGCGGCCCACTTGGTGATCCAATCGCGTTCGGCCCGCTCGGCCGTGCTGATTCCCATGGTCGTGGCCTCGGCCGCTTCCATGGGAGCGGACCCCATGGCGGTCGCTTTCGCATCCACTGCGGCAGCGGGCTTCTGCCACACCCTCACAAGCTCGGCCAAGCCCGTGGCCATCTTCGCTGAAACGGATGGCCGTCCCAACTACGAGCCCGCCGACCTGCTGCGGCTCTCGGCCTGGCTGGCACCGTTGAGTGCCGTGATGGTCCTGCTGTTCAGCTTTTTCCTCTGGCCGCTCCTCGGCCTGCCTCTCTTCACTTCGCCGTAA
- a CDS encoding response regulator transcription factor, whose translation MSRILIAEDDRRISDFIEKGLRAAGYTCLTVDDGASALLLARSGEFGMIILDIGLPMLSGFEVLERLRSEGSKTPVIVLTASDSVADTVYGLESGANDYMTKPFQFAELLARIRLRLNDDSDTAPVLTLAHDDMVLDLRSRRVRVGDVGADLTAREFSLLEVFLRHPGQVLSREQLISHAWNMDFDPASNVVDVYVRALRSKIGTERLETIRGAGYRLT comes from the coding sequence GTGAGCAGGATCCTGATTGCCGAGGACGACCGGCGGATTTCCGATTTCATCGAGAAGGGCCTGAGGGCGGCGGGTTACACCTGCCTCACTGTGGACGACGGAGCCAGTGCGCTGCTGCTTGCCCGGTCCGGCGAGTTTGGCATGATCATCCTGGACATCGGGCTCCCCATGCTCAGTGGCTTTGAAGTGTTGGAGCGTCTCCGCAGTGAGGGATCCAAGACGCCCGTGATCGTACTGACCGCCAGCGACTCCGTGGCGGACACCGTGTACGGGCTGGAAAGCGGCGCCAACGACTACATGACCAAGCCGTTCCAGTTTGCCGAGCTCCTGGCGCGTATCCGGCTGCGCCTGAATGACGACTCGGACACCGCCCCAGTGCTGACCCTCGCCCACGACGACATGGTTTTGGACCTCAGGAGCCGCAGGGTGCGTGTGGGCGATGTCGGAGCTGATCTCACAGCACGTGAGTTCTCGCTCCTTGAGGTCTTCCTTCGCCACCCGGGCCAGGTCCTGAGCAGGGAGCAACTGATCTCCCACGCCTGGAACATGGACTTCGATCCCGCATCGAATGTGGTGGACGTGTACGTCCGCGCGCTCCGGTCCAAAATCGGCACGGAGCGCCTGGAAACTATCCGTGGTGCGGGATACCGATTGACATGA